From one Streptomyces mobaraensis genomic stretch:
- a CDS encoding CU044_2847 family protein, which translates to MDGITQVRLDDGTVVWARISEAQELGSPGSGGYQDSTAARRVARLANGLADTVRGVVDSLRMGVAAARPHEVQVQFGIELSAQSGQVISLLTDAGGKASINVTLTWKESGPAAGGAPGAPTTPSAP; encoded by the coding sequence ATGGACGGGATCACCCAGGTGCGGCTCGACGACGGCACGGTCGTGTGGGCCAGGATCAGCGAGGCGCAGGAGCTGGGTTCGCCCGGGAGCGGCGGGTACCAGGACTCGACGGCGGCGCGCCGCGTCGCCCGGTTGGCGAACGGGCTCGCCGACACCGTGCGCGGGGTCGTCGACTCGCTGCGCATGGGGGTCGCGGCGGCCCGGCCGCACGAGGTGCAGGTGCAGTTCGGCATCGAGCTGTCCGCCCAATCCGGCCAGGTCATCAGTCTGCTCACCGACGCGGGCGGCAAGGCGTCGATCAACGTGACGCTCACCTGGAAGGAGAGCGGACCGGCCGCCGGCGGCGCCCCCGGGGCGCCCACGACCCCCAGTGCTCCTTGA
- a CDS encoding DUF6104 family protein yields MYFTDRGIEELENRRGEEEVTLGWVAEQLRTFVDLNPDFEVPVERLATWLARLDDEDDE; encoded by the coding sequence TTGTACTTCACCGACCGCGGCATCGAGGAGCTGGAGAACCGACGGGGCGAGGAGGAGGTCACCCTCGGCTGGGTGGCCGAACAGCTGCGCACCTTCGTCGACCTCAACCCGGACTTCGAGGTGCCGGTGGAACGCCTGGCGACGTGGCTGGCGCGGCTGGATGACGAGGACGACGAGTAG